The segment CTGAATCAGCTCGAAAGCAAGGCCGCCGAGGCCGGGATCGACCTCCCGAAGGACTCACGATTCTATTCCCGGATGCGGGCGGCCCGGCGACCCGACGCGAAGTACGTCCACAACGAGCGGATCGCCGACGAGGCCTACCGGCTCGACACCGACCCCGGCGAACACGACGACCTCGCGGGCGAGGACGACCCGGCCATCGCGGCCGTGGCCGACGCACTGCGGGAGTTCGAGGCGGACCGCGACCCGTGGGGCACCGTCGAGGGCGGCAGCGACGACGAGGTGCTCTCGGAGATGGGCGGCGACGCGAAACAGCGGCTCGAGGATTTGGGCTATATCGAATAGATGGACACCAGCACCACACGACCCGACGGCGGCGTATCGCGCCGGCGATTCCTCCGGACGACCGCGGTTGCGGGCGGGGTCGTGGGGCTCGGCGGCACCGCGGGGGTGCGCGCCCAGACCCAGCAGCCGGAGACGATCGAACTCGGCGGCGACACCGCCGGCTGGGTCGGTCGGTCACCCGATTCGATCGAGGGCGACACCAACCCCACGATCGAGCTCGACGCCGGTACCAAGTACCGGATCACCTGGGAGAACGTCGACGGCAAGCCCCACAACATCGTGATCTCGAACCGCTCGGGCGGGACGATGAAACGAACCGAGGTCATCACGGAACGGGGCGCGACCCAGTCGGTGACGTTCACCGCGACCCCGAAGACCGGGAGCTACGTCTGTGAGGTCCACCCGACCTCGATGCGTGGCGAGTTCGACCTCGGCGAGGACGCCGCCACCAGTTCGGAAGGATCGGTGAGCAACGAGGAGCTCTACTTCCCGAAGGGTCCGTCGGTGCGGCTCGAAACCGTCGTCACCGAGGGTCCCGACTCGCCGCTGGATTTCGTCGTACCGCCGAACTCGAGCGATACCTACTACATCGTCGACCGGTCGGGTGGGGTCTACCGCTACACCGAACGGCAGGGATTGCAGTCCGAACCGTTCATCGACGTCAGCGACAGGCTCGCGGAGATCATCGGCGAGATGGGGCTCGTCGGGATGGCGTTCCACCCGGACTACCAACAGAACAGAAAGTTCTACCTGCGCTACAGCGCCCCGAGCCGGGAGGGGACGCCCGAGGACTACAACCACACCGAGGTGCTCGCCGAGTTCACGGCGAACGACGACGGTACCAGCGCCGACCCCGACTCCGAGCGCACGGTCATGGAGATCCCCCATCCCCAGGAGATACACAACTCCGGGTCGATGGCGTTCGGGCCCGACGACGGCTATCTCTACCTCGGGATGGGCGACGGCGGCGGCGGGAGCGACAACAACCTCGGCCACGTCGAGGACTGGTACGAGCCCCTCGAAGGCGGCAACGGGCAGGACGTCACCGAGAACCTCCTCGGGAGCATCCTCCGGATCGACGTCGACAGCCGGGACGGCGAGAAGGCCTACGGCATCCCCGAGGACAACCCGCTCGTCGGGCGGGACGGGCTCGGCGAGCACTACGCCTGGGGCCTGCGCAACCCCTGGCGGATCGGATTCTCGAACGGCGACCTCTACGCCGGCGACGTGGGGCAGAACTCCTACGAGGAGATCAACCTGATCGAGAAGGGCAACAACTACGGCTGGAACATCCGCGAGGGGCGTCACTGCTTCGACCCGCGGGCGCAGGAACCCTCGGAGGTGAGCACCGACGGCACCTGCCCGACGAAGACCCCCGACAACGTCCGTGGCGGCGAGCCGCTCGTCGACCCGATCATCGAGTACCCCCACGCCTACAGGGGTCGGGGCGTCGGCGCGTCGGTCATCGGCGGCTACGTCTACACCAACGACCGCGTGCCGGCACTCACGGACACCTACGTCTTCGGTGACTTCCGGAAGAACATCGACATCGAGGAGCCGAGCGGCTCGCTGTTCGCCGCGACGAAGGGGCGAAACGGGGAGTGGTCGACCGAGGAGGTCACGGTCGCGAACGGCGACGAGGGCCGGATCGGGAACTTCGTGCTCGCCATCGGCCGGGACAACGACGGCGAACTCTACGCGCTGACCACGACCGACCACGACCCCGGCGAGGGGACGGGAACCGTCTCCCGGATCGTCCGTGACCCGTCGAACGCCGGGACGACCGGCAACGCGACCGCGGGGAACGAAACGGCCGGGAATGCAACTGCAGGGAACGCGACCGCTGGTAACGCCACCGTCGGAACCGACGCCGCGGCGAACGGAACCGCGAACGCGACGGCCGACGCCAACGCGACCGCCGGCACGGCGGCGAACGACTCGACGGGTGCCGGGTCGGCTACCGGTTCCGCGGCGAGCGGTTCCAACGGTTCGGACGGCTCGAACGGTTCGTCCGATGGAGCGAGCACCACACAGGGTTCGGGCCCCGGCTTCGGCGCGCTCGCGGCGGTCTCGGGGCTCGTCCTCGGAGCCGCACGCTTCCTGCGGCGGAACGACGAGGACTAGGCCGTCAGCCCGCGAACCAGCCGGGCGAGCGTTCGGTTCACCGGCGCTGGTTCGTCCGTGCGCGCCACGACCGCGCCGTTGATCGCGTCGACCTCGGTTCGGTTGTCCGCTCGGACGTCCTGCAGCATCGAGGAGTGGTTCTCGGCGGTCGTCTCCACCACCGACTCGAGCGTCGCGACCGCGTCACGCTCGTCGAGGTCGATATCGTTCTCGCGGGCGACCCGTGCGGTTTCGCGTGCAGCAGCGGTCGCGACCCCGTGCAGCGGGCCGTCGGCGAGCGCGCCGTTCGCCACCCCGGCGAGCGCGGTGACGGGGTTGATCCCGGCGTTGACCGCGAGTTTCTCCCACCGACGGCGGGCCATTCGGGGCGAGACTTGTACGTCGATATTCGCCGCACGGAGCGCGCCTCCGACGCGCTCGGCGGCGGCCGAGGGGCCGCCGTCGGGGTCGCCGACGACGACCTCGCCGATTCCGGTACACGCGACCCGACCGGGTCCGTCGAGCCGTGCGCCGTAGGTGCAGGTCCCCGCGAGGACGGTGTCGTGGGAGCGCGCGAGGCGCTCCTCGTTCCCGAGGCCGTTCTGGAGCGAACAGACCACCGCGGGCGCACAGTCGGTGAGCGCGCGGGCGGCGGTCGGGGTGTCGAACGATTTGACGGTCACCAGCGCGAGGTCGGCGCGGTCGGGAACCGTCGTCCGGGCGTCGGGTTCGACGGTGAACTCGACCGCGCCGGTGACGCGCAATCCCGATTCGCGGACCGCCGAGATATGCGGGTCCCGTCCGACGAGGGTCACGTCGTGTTCGCGCGCGCACAACCCGCCGACGAGGCTGCCGAGGCTCCCCGCGCCGAAGACGACCACGTCCATTCGAGGACTAATCCTCGGTCCAGTAATAGAGGTCCTCCTTCGGCGCGCCACAGGACGGGCAGGCCTCCGGGAGGGAATCGATCCGACCGAGTTCGCCGCAGGCCCAGCACCGCCACATGAGGTCCAT is part of the Halococcus hamelinensis 100A6 genome and harbors:
- a CDS encoding PQQ-dependent sugar dehydrogenase; translated protein: MDTSTTRPDGGVSRRRFLRTTAVAGGVVGLGGTAGVRAQTQQPETIELGGDTAGWVGRSPDSIEGDTNPTIELDAGTKYRITWENVDGKPHNIVISNRSGGTMKRTEVITERGATQSVTFTATPKTGSYVCEVHPTSMRGEFDLGEDAATSSEGSVSNEELYFPKGPSVRLETVVTEGPDSPLDFVVPPNSSDTYYIVDRSGGVYRYTERQGLQSEPFIDVSDRLAEIIGEMGLVGMAFHPDYQQNRKFYLRYSAPSREGTPEDYNHTEVLAEFTANDDGTSADPDSERTVMEIPHPQEIHNSGSMAFGPDDGYLYLGMGDGGGGSDNNLGHVEDWYEPLEGGNGQDVTENLLGSILRIDVDSRDGEKAYGIPEDNPLVGRDGLGEHYAWGLRNPWRIGFSNGDLYAGDVGQNSYEEINLIEKGNNYGWNIREGRHCFDPRAQEPSEVSTDGTCPTKTPDNVRGGEPLVDPIIEYPHAYRGRGVGASVIGGYVYTNDRVPALTDTYVFGDFRKNIDIEEPSGSLFAATKGRNGEWSTEEVTVANGDEGRIGNFVLAIGRDNDGELYALTTTDHDPGEGTGTVSRIVRDPSNAGTTGNATAGNETAGNATAGNATAGNATVGTDAAANGTANATADANATAGTAANDSTGAGSATGSAASGSNGSDGSNGSSDGASTTQGSGPGFGALAAVSGLVLGAARFLRRNDED
- a CDS encoding ketopantoate reductase family protein, translating into MDVVVFGAGSLGSLVGGLCAREHDVTLVGRDPHISAVRESGLRVTGAVEFTVEPDARTTVPDRADLALVTVKSFDTPTAARALTDCAPAVVCSLQNGLGNEERLARSHDTVLAGTCTYGARLDGPGRVACTGIGEVVVGDPDGGPSAAAERVGGALRAANIDVQVSPRMARRRWEKLAVNAGINPVTALAGVANGALADGPLHGVATAAARETARVARENDIDLDERDAVATLESVVETTAENHSSMLQDVRADNRTEVDAINGAVVARTDEPAPVNRTLARLVRGLTA